One part of the Mycobacterium marinum genome encodes these proteins:
- a CDS encoding acyl-CoA carboxylase subunit beta, with translation MTVLRSTLDPNGAAFSEAASAATTKLDEIDAELANALAGGGPKYVDRHHARGKLTPRERIELLVDPDSPFLELSPLAAWGSAFKVGASTVTGIGVVAGVECMIVANDPTVKGGTSNPWTLKKILRANQIAFENRLPVVSLVESGGADLPTQKEIFIPGGRMFRDLTRLSAAGIPTIALVFGNSTAGGAYVPGMSDHVVMIKERSKVFLAGPPLVKMATGEESDDESLGGAEMHARISGLADYFAVDELDAIRIGRRIVARLNWVKQGPAPAPVTEPLFDAEELIGIVPSDLRVPFDPREVIARIVDGSEFDEFKPLYGSSLVTGWARLHGYPVGILANARGVLFSEESQKATQFIQLANRADTPLLFLHNTTGYMVGKDYEEGGMIKHGSMMINAVSNSKVPHISLLLGASYGAGHYGMCGRAYDPRFLFAWPSAKSAVMGGAQLSGVLSIVARAAAEARGQQVDEAADAAMRAAVEGQIEAESLPLVLSGMLYDDGVIDPRDTRTVLGMCLSAIANGPIKGTSNFGVFRM, from the coding sequence GTGACCGTATTGCGCTCCACACTCGACCCGAACGGGGCCGCCTTCAGCGAGGCGGCTTCGGCCGCGACCACGAAGCTCGATGAGATCGACGCCGAACTCGCCAACGCGCTGGCGGGCGGCGGGCCCAAGTACGTTGACCGCCACCATGCCCGCGGCAAGCTGACTCCCCGGGAACGCATCGAGTTGCTCGTCGACCCGGATTCCCCTTTTCTGGAGCTCAGCCCCCTGGCCGCCTGGGGCAGCGCGTTCAAGGTCGGCGCCAGCACCGTTACCGGCATCGGGGTGGTGGCGGGGGTCGAGTGCATGATCGTCGCCAACGACCCGACGGTCAAAGGCGGCACCAGCAATCCGTGGACGTTGAAGAAGATCCTGCGGGCCAACCAGATCGCCTTCGAGAACCGGCTTCCCGTCGTCTCGCTGGTGGAATCCGGCGGGGCGGACCTACCCACCCAGAAGGAGATCTTCATCCCCGGCGGGCGAATGTTCCGCGATCTGACCCGGCTGTCCGCGGCCGGGATTCCCACGATTGCACTGGTATTCGGAAACTCGACGGCTGGTGGCGCCTACGTGCCCGGGATGTCCGATCACGTGGTGATGATCAAGGAGCGGTCCAAGGTGTTCTTGGCCGGTCCCCCGCTGGTGAAGATGGCCACCGGCGAGGAGTCCGACGATGAGTCGCTCGGTGGCGCCGAAATGCACGCCCGCATATCTGGTTTGGCCGATTACTTTGCCGTCGACGAGCTCGACGCGATCCGCATTGGGCGCCGCATCGTGGCTCGGCTGAACTGGGTCAAACAGGGCCCAGCCCCCGCGCCGGTGACCGAGCCGCTCTTCGATGCCGAGGAGCTGATCGGCATCGTGCCCTCGGATCTGCGCGTCCCCTTCGATCCCCGTGAAGTGATCGCCCGCATCGTCGACGGCTCCGAATTCGACGAATTCAAGCCGCTGTACGGGTCGTCGCTGGTCACCGGCTGGGCCCGGCTGCACGGCTACCCGGTGGGCATCCTGGCCAACGCCCGCGGCGTGCTGTTCAGCGAGGAGTCCCAGAAGGCCACCCAGTTCATTCAGCTGGCCAACCGCGCCGACACGCCACTGCTGTTCTTGCACAACACCACCGGCTACATGGTGGGCAAGGACTACGAAGAAGGCGGCATGATCAAGCACGGCTCGATGATGATCAACGCCGTGTCCAACTCGAAGGTCCCGCACATCTCCCTGCTACTCGGCGCCTCCTACGGTGCCGGTCACTACGGCATGTGTGGGCGCGCCTATGACCCGCGCTTCCTGTTCGCCTGGCCCAGTGCCAAATCCGCGGTCATGGGCGGTGCGCAGCTCTCGGGCGTGCTGTCGATCGTGGCGCGAGCGGCCGCGGAGGCTCGCGGCCAGCAGGTCGACGAGGCCGCCGACGCCGCGATGCGCGCGGCCGTCGAGGGCCAGATCGAAGCGGAGTCGCTGCCGCTGGTGCTGTCCGGAATGCTTTATGACGATGGGGTGATCGACCCGCGCGACACCCGCACCGTACTGGGAATGTGTTTGTCCGCCATTGCCAATGGCCCGATCAAGGGGACGTCGAACTTCGGCGTCTTCCGGATGTGA
- a CDS encoding acetyl/propionyl/methylcrotonyl-CoA carboxylase subunit alpha, producing MSITRVLVANRGEIARRVFATCRRLGLGTVAVYTDPDAAAPHVAESDARVRLAQTNDYLNAEAIIAAARAAGADAIHPGYGFLSENPEFAATVTTAGLTWIGPPVDAVRAMGSKIESKKLMAAAGVPVLDELDPETVTAAQLPVLVKASAGGGGRGMRVVRELSALPAEVEAARREAQSAFGDPTVFCERYLPTGHHIEVQVMADTHGTVWAVGERECSIQRRHQKIIEEAPSPLVQRIPGMRAKLFDAARLAAEAIGYTGAGTVEFLADDAGEFYFLEMNTRLQVEHPVTEETTGLDLVELQLAVADGGRLEAEPPPAHGHSIEARLYAEDPAQGWQPQAGAMHTIEVPSVRAEFATLGQRTGIRLDSGIVDGSVVSIHYDPMLAKVISYAPTRRQSALVLADALARAHLHGLRTNRELLVNVLRHPAFLDGATDTAFFDTHGLAELAAPLADADNIRLSATAAALADAAHNRATATVFGSIPSGWRNVASGYQVKTYRDGGDVEYRIEYRFTRTGLQIAGDDSVRLVSATPNDVVLAGENGVARRFTVASYGQDVFVDSPSGPVHLVALPRFPEPGSAVEQGSLVAPMPGNVIRLGADVGDTVTAGQPLIWLEAMKMEHTISAPTDGVLTQLNVQTGQQVDVGAVLARVEAPEAEGDS from the coding sequence ATGTCTATCACTCGAGTGCTAGTTGCCAACCGCGGCGAGATCGCTCGGCGGGTGTTCGCCACCTGCCGCCGGCTCGGCCTGGGCACCGTCGCCGTCTATACCGACCCGGATGCGGCCGCGCCGCATGTCGCCGAGTCCGACGCCCGGGTGCGGCTGGCGCAGACCAACGACTATCTCAACGCCGAGGCCATCATCGCCGCCGCCCGTGCGGCGGGCGCCGACGCGATCCACCCCGGCTACGGATTCCTTTCGGAGAATCCCGAGTTCGCCGCCACCGTCACCACAGCGGGCCTGACCTGGATCGGACCGCCGGTGGACGCGGTGCGCGCGATGGGCTCCAAGATCGAGTCCAAGAAGCTGATGGCCGCCGCCGGTGTGCCGGTGCTCGACGAACTCGACCCCGAGACCGTCACCGCGGCACAGCTGCCGGTGCTCGTCAAGGCTTCAGCCGGCGGCGGTGGTCGCGGCATGCGTGTGGTCCGCGAATTGTCGGCCCTGCCCGCCGAAGTCGAGGCCGCCCGCCGCGAGGCGCAGTCCGCATTCGGTGACCCGACCGTGTTCTGCGAGCGTTACCTACCCACCGGGCACCACATCGAGGTTCAGGTGATGGCGGACACCCACGGCACCGTGTGGGCCGTCGGGGAACGCGAATGCTCCATTCAGCGTCGCCACCAGAAGATCATCGAAGAGGCACCCTCCCCCTTGGTGCAGCGCATCCCGGGGATGCGGGCCAAGCTGTTCGACGCGGCCCGGCTGGCCGCGGAAGCCATCGGCTACACCGGGGCCGGCACCGTGGAGTTCCTCGCCGACGATGCGGGCGAGTTCTACTTCCTGGAGATGAACACCCGACTGCAGGTCGAGCATCCGGTCACCGAGGAGACCACCGGCCTGGATCTGGTTGAACTGCAGCTCGCGGTGGCCGACGGTGGCCGTCTCGAGGCGGAACCTCCGCCCGCCCATGGTCATTCCATCGAGGCCCGCCTCTACGCCGAGGATCCCGCGCAGGGCTGGCAGCCGCAGGCGGGCGCGATGCACACCATCGAGGTGCCGTCGGTCCGAGCCGAATTCGCCACGCTGGGACAGCGCACCGGAATTCGGCTGGATTCCGGGATTGTCGACGGCTCGGTGGTGTCCATCCATTACGACCCCATGCTGGCCAAGGTCATCTCCTACGCCCCCACGCGCCGGCAGTCCGCACTGGTACTCGCCGATGCGCTGGCCCGCGCCCACCTGCATGGGCTGCGCACCAACCGTGAGCTGTTGGTGAACGTGCTGCGGCATCCGGCGTTTCTCGACGGCGCTACCGACACAGCGTTCTTCGACACCCACGGGTTGGCCGAACTGGCCGCGCCGCTGGCCGACGCGGACAACATCCGCTTGTCGGCGACCGCCGCGGCCCTCGCCGACGCCGCCCACAACCGGGCAACCGCGACGGTGTTCGGATCCATTCCCAGCGGCTGGCGCAACGTGGCGTCGGGTTATCAGGTCAAGACCTACCGCGACGGCGGTGACGTCGAGTACCGCATCGAATACCGATTCACCAGAACGGGACTCCAGATTGCCGGTGACGACTCGGTGCGGCTGGTATCGGCGACACCCAACGACGTGGTGCTGGCCGGCGAAAACGGGGTGGCCCGACGCTTCACGGTCGCGAGCTACGGCCAGGACGTCTTCGTCGATTCCCCCAGCGGCCCGGTGCACCTGGTTGCGCTGCCCCGCTTCCCGGAGCCGGGTTCGGCCGTCGAACAAGGATCGCTGGTGGCACCCATGCCGGGCAACGTCATCCGGTTGGGCGCCGATGTTGGCGATACCGTCACCGCCGGTCAGCCACTGATCTGGTTGGAAGCGATGAAGATGGAGCACACCATCAGCGCCCCGACCGATGGCGTACTTACCCAGCTCAACGTCCAAACCGGCCAACAAGTCGACGTCGGCGCCGTCCTAGCCAGAGTGGAAGCGCCTGAAGCAGAAGGAGATTCGTGA
- a CDS encoding acyl-CoA dehydrogenase family protein: MTDTSFIENEDRRALRKAVSEWASNYGHEYYLKKARAHEHTTELWSEAGKLGFIGVNLPEEYGGGGAGMYELSMVMEEMAAAGSALLLMVVSPAINGTIISKFGTDEQKQRWLPGIADGTLTMAFAITEPDAGSNSHKITTTARRDGSDWIIKGQKVYISGIDQAQAVLVVGRTEEAKTGKLRPALFVVPTDTPGFTYTAIDMELVSPERQFQVFLDDVRLPADALVGAQDAAIAQLFAGLNPERIMGAASAVGMGRFALNRAVDYVKTRQVWSTPIGAHQGLAHPLAQCHIEVELAKLMMQKAATLYDHGDDGGAAEAANMAKYAAAEASARSVDQAVQSMGGNGLTQEYGVAAMLTSSRLARIAPISREMVLNFVAQTSLGLPRSY; the protein is encoded by the coding sequence ATGACCGACACCAGCTTCATCGAGAATGAGGACCGCCGGGCGCTACGCAAGGCGGTATCGGAATGGGCGTCCAACTACGGCCACGAGTACTACCTGAAGAAGGCGCGTGCTCACGAGCACACCACCGAGCTGTGGTCGGAGGCCGGCAAACTCGGCTTCATCGGGGTGAACCTGCCCGAGGAGTACGGCGGCGGCGGCGCCGGCATGTACGAGCTGTCGATGGTGATGGAGGAAATGGCCGCGGCCGGCTCCGCCCTGTTGCTGATGGTGGTCTCGCCGGCCATCAACGGCACCATCATCAGCAAGTTCGGCACCGACGAGCAGAAGCAGCGCTGGCTTCCCGGCATCGCGGACGGGACCCTGACGATGGCCTTCGCCATCACCGAGCCCGACGCCGGATCCAACTCGCACAAGATCACCACGACCGCCCGCCGTGACGGCAGCGACTGGATCATCAAGGGGCAGAAGGTCTACATCTCCGGTATTGACCAAGCCCAGGCGGTGCTGGTGGTGGGACGCACCGAGGAAGCCAAGACCGGGAAGCTGCGTCCGGCGCTGTTCGTGGTCCCCACCGACACCCCCGGCTTCACCTACACGGCGATCGACATGGAACTGGTCAGCCCCGAACGGCAGTTCCAGGTTTTCCTCGATGATGTGCGGCTGCCCGCCGACGCGCTGGTCGGAGCCCAGGACGCGGCCATCGCCCAGCTTTTCGCCGGGCTGAATCCCGAGCGCATCATGGGTGCGGCCAGCGCGGTCGGCATGGGACGGTTTGCACTGAACCGGGCCGTCGACTACGTCAAGACGCGCCAGGTGTGGTCCACCCCGATCGGCGCCCACCAGGGGTTGGCGCATCCCTTGGCGCAATGCCACATCGAAGTCGAGCTCGCCAAGCTGATGATGCAAAAGGCCGCGACGCTGTATGACCACGGCGATGACGGCGGAGCGGCCGAGGCCGCCAACATGGCCAAGTACGCGGCGGCGGAGGCGTCGGCCCGCTCGGTCGATCAGGCCGTGCAGTCGATGGGCGGCAACGGGCTGACCCAGGAGTACGGCGTCGCGGCCATGCTGACCTCGTCGCGCTTGGCCCGGATTGCCCCGATCAGCCGCGAAATGGTGCTCAACTTCGTCGCGCAGACGTCGCTGGGCCTGCCCCGAAGCTACTGA
- a CDS encoding enoyl-CoA hydratase family protein, with protein sequence MADRLVEYARDGVVARLTLNSPHNRNALSTTLVTQLHEGLRDAAADPGVRVVVLGHTGGTFCAGADLSEAGSGDPYDLAVARAREMTTVLRAIVESPRPVIGAINGHVRAGGFGLVGACDIVVAGPACTFALTEARIGVAPAIISLTLLPKLSARAAARYYLTGAKFGADEAAEMGLVTIAADDMEAAVAALIADVGRGSPQGLAASKALTTAAVLAGFDRDAERLTEESARLFVSEEAREGMLAFLQKRQPSWASD encoded by the coding sequence ATGGCTGATCGTCTCGTCGAGTACGCGCGTGACGGCGTGGTTGCCCGTCTGACGCTGAACTCCCCGCACAACCGCAACGCCCTGTCCACCACCCTGGTCACCCAGCTGCATGAGGGGCTGCGGGATGCCGCGGCCGATCCGGGCGTGCGGGTCGTCGTGCTCGGGCACACCGGCGGCACCTTCTGCGCTGGCGCGGACTTGAGCGAGGCCGGCTCCGGCGACCCCTATGACCTGGCTGTCGCGCGGGCCCGGGAAATGACCACGGTGCTGCGCGCCATTGTGGAGTCGCCACGACCGGTGATCGGCGCCATCAACGGGCACGTGCGCGCCGGAGGCTTCGGCCTGGTCGGTGCCTGCGACATCGTAGTCGCCGGCCCGGCGTGCACCTTTGCGCTGACCGAAGCCCGGATCGGGGTCGCCCCGGCAATCATCTCGCTGACATTGCTGCCGAAGCTGTCGGCGCGGGCGGCCGCCCGCTACTACCTGACCGGAGCGAAGTTCGGCGCCGACGAGGCGGCGGAGATGGGTTTGGTCACCATCGCCGCCGACGACATGGAGGCCGCGGTGGCCGCGCTGATCGCCGATGTCGGGCGCGGTTCGCCGCAGGGCCTTGCGGCGTCGAAGGCACTGACCACCGCGGCCGTACTGGCCGGTTTCGACCGTGATGCGGAACGCCTCACCGAGGAATCGGCGCGGCTGTTCGTCTCGGAGGAAGCCCGCGAAGGCATGCTCGCGTTCTTGCAGAAACGCCAACCCAGCTGGGCCTCCGACTGA
- a CDS encoding DUF1707 SHOCT-like domain-containing protein, which translates to MSNPARRDAQDTRDDSSLAADTDRIQIAQLLAYAAEQGRLQLNEYEDRLTRAYAATTYQELDQLSADLPGAAVSPRRGGNCNPAPSTLLLALLSGFERRGRWNVPKKLTTLTLWGSGVLDLRYADFTSTEVEIHAYSIMGVQTILLPPEINVEIDGRGIMGNFDREVAGEGSRGAPNVKIQGFSFWGGVGIKRKPRKARN; encoded by the coding sequence ATGAGCAATCCAGCCCGACGTGACGCACAGGACACGCGCGACGATTCGTCGCTCGCTGCGGATACCGATCGGATCCAGATCGCACAGCTGCTGGCATACGCAGCCGAGCAGGGACGACTGCAGCTCAACGAGTATGAAGACCGATTGACCAGGGCCTACGCCGCAACCACGTATCAGGAGCTGGACCAGCTGAGCGCCGATCTTCCCGGCGCCGCGGTAAGTCCGCGCCGCGGCGGCAACTGCAACCCGGCACCTTCGACTCTGCTGCTGGCCTTGCTGAGCGGGTTCGAGCGTCGCGGCCGGTGGAACGTGCCCAAGAAGCTGACCACCTTGACCCTGTGGGGCAGCGGAGTATTGGATCTGCGCTACGCCGACTTCACCTCAACCGAAGTCGAAATTCACGCCTACTCGATCATGGGCGTGCAGACCATCCTGTTGCCGCCCGAGATCAACGTCGAGATCGACGGCCGCGGAATCATGGGCAACTTTGACCGGGAAGTCGCGGGCGAGGGCAGTCGCGGGGCCCCCAACGTCAAGATTCAGGGCTTCTCGTTCTGGGGCGGGGTAGGCATCAAACGCAAACCACGCAAGGCGCGCAATTAG